ACTCTGAACTCGCCCATCACCGTCCGATCGGGGTTGGCGAGCGAGGTGTCGAACAGATCTCGGACCGATTCGGTGTCGACGGGATCGACCGCTCGTAACGCATCCTCGCCGATCACTGCAGCCGTCTCACATCCGAACAGCCGCGCCGTCGACTCGTTGGCGTAGGTGACCGTCCGCGACTCGTCGACCACCCAGATGGCGTCCGTCGCCTCCTCGACGAGGGCCGCCTTCAACTCGGCGGAATCGGCCGACCTCCCGCCATCACCCTTTGCGATAGCCTCGCCAACGCGTTTGGCCACCGTCGCGACAGGGTCGGGTTCGGCGTCCACGAGCACGTACTCGGTCGCAGCGTCTTCACGCAGGTCCGCGACGACGTCCGTGTCGTCGTCGCCGACCAGGACCACGAAGGGGAGCGTCGGAACTCGCTCGCGGGCGTCACGGCGAATCGAGAGCACACCGCAGTCCGGTAGCTCGGCGTCGGAGACGAGACAGTCGAACGGCTTCTCCGACAACCTGTCGAGCGCGTCCTCCCGTGTGCGCTCGCTGACGATATCGAGAGATCCAGAGTCGGCGAGGCCCGTCGCGATGCGATCGTCACTTCCGACGTAGAGCACGTCGTAACTCGTGTTCGCGGCCATGAATCTCCAGCTAGTTGTTCTGAGTTTGGACCGGCCGTTAAAATACCACCCGATCCATCGGTGGATTCGAGAATCGGGTCATTGCCGTGCGAGCCGAGTCGCGCGCTTTTTGTTCGGCTACCCAGTACGTCCGGGCATGGGCAAGGTCAACATCGGGCTGCGCGGCTGGCGGTTCGACGAGGACGAGGTGTTCGACGAGAACGGCGAGCTCGTGCCACTCGGCATGATGGAACCCGAGACGCGGGACCGGATCGTCCGCCTCGCGTCGATGATGGGTGAGCCGTGCGACGCCTGCTATCTGATCCACGGCGACGAGGAAATCCAGCGATGCAACGTCGCCCGCATCGTCTACGGCGAACCGCTCGGAGAGGTGCTGCTCTGTCCCGAGCACGAGGTCGACTTCCTCTACTGGTTCCGCGAGGAGGACGGCAAACGGTACGCCGGCGACACCGACCTCGAGGACGCCTTCTACGCCTGGTTCGACGACGGCGGCCGCGCGCCCGAGGGGTACGGGGGCATCGACCACGTCGACACCGACGACGAGGACCTCCCCGAACCCGACCCGAGCGAGGAGCTCCCGACGCTGGAGGAGGAGCTGGACAAGCTCGAAGACGAGAAACTCGACGCGCTCGGGGTCGACCTCGACGACCTCGACCTCTGATGGTCGCCGTCGCCGTCGTCGACGCGACCGAGCCGGGGAACGTCGGCACCATCGCCCGCTCGATGAAGAACTTCGGACTCGACGAGCTGTTGCTGGTCGACCCGCCCGAACTCGACCCCGACGGGGAGGCCTACGGCTTCGCCGGCCAGGCCCGTGAGGACGTCCTCCCGAACGCCCGCGAACTCACGTTCGACGAACTCGTCTCCGAGTACCACACCGTCGGCTGCACGGCTATCACGAACGAGGACGCGACCAAACACGTCCGCTACCCGTTCCTGACGCCCGCCGAACTCGCCGCCGACCTGCGGGGGATCGAGTCCGAGACGGCCGTCGTCTTCGGCCGCGAACGCGTCGGCCTCACGAACGACGAACTCGCCCGGATGGACCAGGTCTGCTCCATCCCCGCGACCGACGATTACCCCGTCCTGAACCTGGGGCAGGCCGCGACGATCGTCCTGTACGAACTCCGTGACCTGACCGTCTCCGAGATACAGCACCCCGAGGACCGCCACGAACGGGCCGACCAGCAGGCGATCGAGGGACTCCACGATCAGTTCGAGACGTTCCTCGAGGACATCGGCCACCCAGAAGAGAAACGCGGCAAGGCCAGCAGACTGTGGCGACGAGTGATCGGTCGCGCACATCCCACCGGGCGTGAAGCCCGGACGCTACGTGGGATCTTCCGGAAGGCCGG
Above is a genomic segment from Halorientalis sp. LT38 containing:
- a CDS encoding RNA methyltransferase; the encoded protein is MVAVAVVDATEPGNVGTIARSMKNFGLDELLLVDPPELDPDGEAYGFAGQAREDVLPNARELTFDELVSEYHTVGCTAITNEDATKHVRYPFLTPAELAADLRGIESETAVVFGRERVGLTNDELARMDQVCSIPATDDYPVLNLGQAATIVLYELRDLTVSEIQHPEDRHERADQQAIEGLHDQFETFLEDIGHPEEKRGKASRLWRRVIGRAHPTGREARTLRGIFRKAGQRIERAEDGE